In Synchiropus splendidus isolate RoL2022-P1 chromosome 7, RoL_Sspl_1.0, whole genome shotgun sequence, the genomic window ACCCCATGTTGACTTTCTAATGTAGATCCACCTCAACCCAGTGACTTGGTGTGCGAGACGCGTGACTTGATCTCTGTAGTTTGCCAGTGGAATGTTGGAAGAGACACGCACTTGTACGGAAGACGCAGGACAAACTACACCTTGAACAAAAGGTATGACGTGCAAAAGAAGTTCTCACAGATTAATCAAATATGATTAGTTTAGAACTGCAAAGCTCATTCTGTTTTCCAATGATCAAGCCATCTTCAATTTATAGTCAAAAATGTGCCATGCTCAGCGACTCGGAATATTTATCAGATTTATATCAAGTACAGAACAGCTATAAACAATGTAAGACCCCTTTAAACACATCTGATGGTTTAAGATTGGTAGCAGAAGACAATATTgaactgatgtttttttgttcacaaaataagcttttgttttacttttggtTTGACTTGTCCAGTAGAGCCGTACACTGAATGGCCTAGCACATATACTAAACATTGAAAGTTTAGTTTATGTGCTAAACTCTCAATGCCCCACCTATACTGGCAacggaaaacaacaaaaagtgtaATCCACTTAGGAAAATAGCCCTTCTCTGCCACTGAGTGACCGTctaagtggtggtggtggtctgGCTGTCTGCCAACTGTTTTACAGGAACGCTCTCTACGTGGGCCAATATTTACTCATCTAAACAGCCTTGATTTGCACATTTCCACTGAACCTTCTATTTAACTTaacattgttttggtttgtttacagatTGTGCAACAGTTCCAGTCATCAAGCAAAGCTGAGAATCTGTACCCTGGATAACTGGGAGGGTAACTGGACTTTGGAAGCAGTCAATCCTCTCGGCAAGTCTGTGTTGACAGACTCTGCTGAAATCAGCAGCCGAAGTAAGGGACTCTTGATTGATTTGATCTTGATTGAGTGAATGTCAAAAAATGAGCCCCGCTTGATCTGTACCAGGGATGGGCGGTAACTTATCGACTGtgatataccgccaaaaacaATCCACACGAAGAGAATtttgcatctcacgataaattcgataagcACACAGCACACCgctggacttgcatacatgaatatGACAGCGCAACATGCTCTCCAGCCAAaacagcgtgtgacagttgtggagagtttgtggactttggttcaccatcatagttttcaatttatttttaagacaGGAAACTTTGATAATGGCAATGGTTAACTCTGAGTCTCttgatcagtgtttgttttactCTCACAGGCAATGCAAATGCTACAACCGggatcagttagggaccatcaacaaattctgattcagtcaaagtgaaagtgaaatctTCTAGTATGCCAATGACAAAACAAccgttttaggagagagaattgtgaaaagacaaaagacgggtacagtttgtataatgattttgaaaatagaatatgactaatgATGGGTCTATAGTTAAACTGTCAAGTGACATGAGATACATTGGGGATAGCAGACAGACTCATCtgtacacttggttaactattgtatttaaacataaataaatgatgatgttggagacaaacttgACAAGTTTCAAGACtctagtgtgtccaacacatgagatataatgaaaatatatttagtgTGATAATTATTATcaccaaaatgacaaaatgtatcattttttctttttctttctttctctttgaatGCTTTCCTGTTTTAgccattaaaatcatttttgttgATTCCACAGAATTGAAATGACAGCAATTGATTTAAACTTGTGTGCTTCTTTCCCTCCTCAGTAAATCCTGTTGCTCCCATTTCGCTGACCTCCATCAACAAATCTTGGAATGCAACTGTGTTGTGGGGTTGGGAGCACAGCACCTACCTGACTTTAGCTCTTGTTTGCCAAGTGCAGCTGAACAAGTCAATGGTGAGTCATGTGTCAATGAACCTGATGCTTCTAGGCAAAAACAAGTTGGactttttaattttacacccaTGATTctaaaaaacaatcatgaattcttctttttttggcagCAAACCTTTAGTGGCGTTGGCCTGCAGTCTGCATTTCTCCCCAACTTGTATCCAGATAAAACGTATGTGGTCCAAGTGCGCTGTGGAGCCCAGAAGAACTTTTGGAAATGGGGAAACTGGAGCCAGCCGTATTCTTTCAAAACACAACCTGATGGTAATTCTTCTCATGCTGGTCATGCTTTTACCTTCACCCAGCATCTCTTTAATATTAACACAATTACCTGTAACTAGAAAGGGTCTGAGTGAAATGAATGGTAGttctgtgtttttctaaatGCACATTTGAGGTTTGAGTTTTTCAGTGAATGAACtcatctgtttttctgtcttagCTCCAGTGGCTCCTGATGCATGGCAGTATGTCAACACTGATGGCTCAGGGACGATCATGTGGAAGGTGATATATTTATTCTGTTTCACATTTACACATTAAACACCTGTGCCAAGTGTTTTGGAAACATGACTGGCTCGGTGAACAAAGTGTCGGATCAGTTGGACATAAGCAGATTGAATATTACATCATCGATCAGCGTTTATTTTTCTAGTATTTATGTTCTCATGCGTCTTTGTGATTTCTTTTAGCCAACCTCTGATCAAGACAGTCGTGGTCAGATTACTGGTTATGACGTGACCCTCTGGAGCCCAGAGCAGCAGTCCCAGTATCTTGAAATCCCCCCAACAAAAACTTCTGTCCGTGTGAGCTTGACGGAGTTTAACTGCAGCAAGGTCATTGCAAATGTAGTTGCTAAAAATATTGCTGGAGAGTCACCACCTGCTCGTGTGGTTATACCGCTGCAGGTTGCAGGTATGTGGAACTAACACATATAGCCTTAGTAGTTGGACTGTTCTTCATGTTCTTGATTCTTTTACAGATCGCAAACTCATGACTGTATCCAAGGCAGTTTACATGGACGGAGGATTTCCCCTACTCTGGTTGAATGACACTAACAGCAGCTGTGGTTATGTAGTCGAGTGGTACGACTCACTCTGCCAGCTGGACTGCCCACTGGAGTGGATGAAGGTGACCACTGGGACAACTAATGTTTCTCTGGTATCAGGTAACATGACTCATACCTTTGTAATGGATAAAAAATATggctttaaaaaatgtttattgttaATTATGAATTATTGTTAATTATTGTTCATGGTAATCCAGCCGGTCAAGTCATGGGAAGGATGTTGTTTTGGTGTCCTGTTTTAAGTTTAGTCTTTGCCTCAAGCTGTCACTTTTAGTTTTTATTGATTATGGTCACGTCTTACTTTTAAGCTTGTCCAGTTTTAGTCGACAAAAAGCATTTATGTTTAATTTTAGTCAGGCTATTTTTGTCTAATTTCAGTCCACAATTATTTTACACCGTCACTATAGTACAAGTACAGTAGGTAGTGGTGTAGATTAAATACTCAAACTAAAAAAACTAACCgtttcattgtgtttcatttctacCACATTTCTGCATTCCAAAAAAGCGTGTTTGACCATACCTCTATGTACCTGGCCTGGTGAAGCAATGCATCCGTGCAGAGAGAAACCTGGCTAAGGCAATAGATCCATTTAACCGCAGTCATGTTGTCCTGGTCTATATGCAGTGGAGAGTGAGATTACTGAGGAATGCATCTCTGTGAGCACTTCAGTCCTTAAgccctctatctatctatctatctatctatatctctatctatctatatctatatctctatcgatctatatatctatctatctatatctctatctatctatctactttatatatatataaaaaacttGACAATCTATAATGTAGGATGTTTATTTCCTGCTGTAGTCAAACCCGTTTTTACTGTAATGCTAATGGACGAATCTCTTTCTTCCCCATTAGCAAACTTTCAGCCAGGTGTGAAGTACAACATTGCCCTGTACAGCTGCTCCTCAGAGATGTTGCAGCGCTGGCAGGGATACTCTCAAGAACtaggtgaggaaagagctgctGACATTTCAAGCAGTGCCTATTTCAATGACTAATTCAATTCATGACATCTCAACTGTGCTTTCTGTAGCCCCCTCTAGCCCCGTACCCCAGTTGGTCACCACTCAGCAGGACTCTGATATCATCCTGACCTGGGGGCAGATTCCCGTGGTAAACAGAAGAGGCTACCTCCTTGGTTACAATGTTTATATCAGTGATGGCCCCCAACTGGAACTGCTTGGTAAATCTTTTTTCCATCCACTCTCCAGTGTTTCCAGTGGGTCCTAGACATGCCTGATTGTTTACAAATGTGTATAAGTTGCATGCTTAACTGTCTCAGTAAAAAGGTTGGTTGGAGATCACAAAAACAGATCTTTAAATGTCAAAGCATGTGAAACAACTCGCTGCAAATGCATTCACACTGCTTGTTAAAATGCTGGTCTTTGCATTGATGCTTCTTGTTTTCCTTCTAGCCAACATTCCGAACGCTGATATCAGGAAGTACACCGTGAAGGGTTTGTCCCTGGGATCCTATAAATTTACCGTCAAGGCCTACACTGCAGCAGGCGAAGACTCGGGAGCCACTAGCTCCATTTCACCGACGTCATACAGTACGTGAACAGTACCTTTTCCTGTGAATTGAAATCTAGGTCTTTGTACTCTGGCATTCTGGATATACACATTCATCAAGACTTAAAGAGTCATTTTTTTGCGCTTCTTCCTCCGAAGCTGATTGGCTGATTCTGGAGATCTTGGCCTCCCTGGGAACCACTGCTCTGTTCCTGGCAGTCATCACATTGATATGTTACAAGAAACGAAAATGGTTAGTCAGTATGCTTTTGTTGATCATTTGTACTGTACGTGCCTGCTAATGTAATGTGAACATGTATTGCCTTGATACAGGGTGAAGAAAACGTTTTACCCCGACATTCCAGAGCCCAAGCTGCCCGGAGACTGGTCCAGCACACAGGTAATTCACATCATTCTTCTTCCGTCTGAATCGTTTTTGGTGCAAATGTTTTCCGCTTCACTTTTCTTTCTGTGTTTGCATTCAAGCAGGGAC contains:
- the lifra gene encoding LIF receptor subunit alpha a isoform X2 — protein: MLPLRLSYSPGRLICFLVGFFVLRAHAKDAVLTVPEQVSLSPNMYTQQLSISWVGTGASAFDIMILRTELNETVFHETVSSSADSVTGRHMWNWTSLEPLECTSLSVRICSRDGARTSEWSNTQILRGMDLPSNDRFQMFPQDRIVPVGINTTFCCIVEEGKEFGSLRYGNMVMNTSRLSRRSYASTAFLQRASARTGTNVVCNDKLKSKITGAVIFVGYPPQPSDLVCETRDLISVVCQWNVGRDTHLYGRRRTNYTLNKRLCNSSSHQAKLRICTLDNWEGNWTLEAVNPLGKSVLTDSAEISSRINPVAPISLTSINKSWNATVLWGWEHSTYLTLALVCQVQLNKSMQTFSGVGLQSAFLPNLYPDKTYVVQVRCGAQKNFWKWGNWSQPYSFKTQPDAPVAPDAWQYVNTDGSGTIMWKPTSDQDSRGQITGYDVTLWSPEQQSQYLEIPPTKTSVRVSLTEFNCSKVIANVVAKNIAGESPPARVVIPLQVADRKLMTVSKAVYMDGGFPLLWLNDTNSSCGYVVEWYDSLCQLDCPLEWMKVTTGTTNVSLVSANFQPGVKYNIALYSCSSEMLQRWQGYSQELAPSSPVPQLVTTQQDSDIILTWGQIPVVNRRGYLLGYNVYISDGPQLELLANIPNADIRKYTVKGLSLGSYKFTVKAYTAAGEDSGATSSISPTSYTDWLILEILASLGTTALFLAVITLICYKKRKWVKKTFYPDIPEPKLPGDWSSTQGPLDVKPSPHSLVHVVHKPEWDSSKEVLVVIPEEDEEDEVPDDTDEATSLRYYNQVVDERPIRPRYPDSSESSASSLDSASTDVTYTGIQTTGSSLVFPLDPQDSTEGLRTQGDLPVGGGDADGGYRPQMHPQLQSEDFSQAPDASAMELEADGPSGYKPQVNWSLDSPGEAAENRDAAPCLGSPTSVASTQFLLHDGESEEHADEKRHQTSSAASWFTNLISSTKP
- the lifra gene encoding LIF receptor subunit alpha a isoform X3 — its product is MLPLRLSYSPGRLICFLVGFFVLRAHAKDVLTVPEQVSLSPNMYTQQLSISWVGTGASAFDIMILRTELNETVFHETVSSSADSVTGRHMWNWTSLEPLECTSLSVRICSRDGARTSEWSNTQILRGMDLPSNDRFQMFPQDRIVPVGINTTFCCIVEEGKEFGSLRYGNMVMNTSRLSRRSYASTAFLQRASARTGTNVVCNDKLKSKITGAVIFVGYPPQPSDLVCETRDLISVVCQWNVGRDTHLYGRRRTNYTLNKRLCNSSSHQAKLRICTLDNWEGNWTLEAVNPLGKSVLTDSAEISSRINPVAPISLTSINKSWNATVLWGWEHSTYLTLALVCQVQLNKSMQTFSGVGLQSAFLPNLYPDKTYVVQVRCGAQKNFWKWGNWSQPYSFKTQPDAPVAPDAWQYVNTDGSGTIMWKPTSDQDSRGQITGYDVTLWSPEQQSQYLEIPPTKTSVRVSLTEFNCSKVIANVVAKNIAGESPPARVVIPLQVADRKLMTVSKAVYMDGGFPLLWLNDTNSSCGYVVEWYDSLCQLDCPLEWMKVTTGTTNVSLVSANFQPGVKYNIALYSCSSEMLQRWQGYSQELAPSSPVPQLVTTQQDSDIILTWGQIPVVNRRGYLLGYNVYISDGPQLELLANIPNADIRKYTVKGLSLGSYKFTVKAYTAAGEDSGATSSISPTSYTDWLILEILASLGTTALFLAVITLICYKKRKWVKKTFYPDIPEPKLPGDWSSTQQGPLDVKPSPHSLVHVVHKPEWDSSKEVLVVIPEEDEEDEVPDDTDEATSLRYYNQVVDERPIRPRYPDSSESSASSLDSASTDVTYTGIQTTGSSLVFPLDPQDSTEGLRTQGDLPVGGGDADGGYRPQMHPQLQSEDFSQAPDASAMELEADGPSGYKPQVNWSLDSPGEAAENRDAAPCLGSPTSVASTQFLLHDGESEEHADEKRHQTSSAASWFTNLISSTKP
- the lifra gene encoding LIF receptor subunit alpha a isoform X1, whose translation is MLPLRLSYSPGRLICFLVGFFVLRAHAKDAVLTVPEQVSLSPNMYTQQLSISWVGTGASAFDIMILRTELNETVFHETVSSSADSVTGRHMWNWTSLEPLECTSLSVRICSRDGARTSEWSNTQILRGMDLPSNDRFQMFPQDRIVPVGINTTFCCIVEEGKEFGSLRYGNMVMNTSRLSRRSYASTAFLQRASARTGTNVVCNDKLKSKITGAVIFVGYPPQPSDLVCETRDLISVVCQWNVGRDTHLYGRRRTNYTLNKRLCNSSSHQAKLRICTLDNWEGNWTLEAVNPLGKSVLTDSAEISSRINPVAPISLTSINKSWNATVLWGWEHSTYLTLALVCQVQLNKSMQTFSGVGLQSAFLPNLYPDKTYVVQVRCGAQKNFWKWGNWSQPYSFKTQPDAPVAPDAWQYVNTDGSGTIMWKPTSDQDSRGQITGYDVTLWSPEQQSQYLEIPPTKTSVRVSLTEFNCSKVIANVVAKNIAGESPPARVVIPLQVADRKLMTVSKAVYMDGGFPLLWLNDTNSSCGYVVEWYDSLCQLDCPLEWMKVTTGTTNVSLVSANFQPGVKYNIALYSCSSEMLQRWQGYSQELAPSSPVPQLVTTQQDSDIILTWGQIPVVNRRGYLLGYNVYISDGPQLELLANIPNADIRKYTVKGLSLGSYKFTVKAYTAAGEDSGATSSISPTSYTDWLILEILASLGTTALFLAVITLICYKKRKWVKKTFYPDIPEPKLPGDWSSTQQGPLDVKPSPHSLVHVVHKPEWDSSKEVLVVIPEEDEEDEVPDDTDEATSLRYYNQVVDERPIRPRYPDSSESSASSLDSASTDVTYTGIQTTGSSLVFPLDPQDSTEGLRTQGDLPVGGGDADGGYRPQMHPQLQSEDFSQAPDASAMELEADGPSGYKPQVNWSLDSPGEAAENRDAAPCLGSPTSVASTQFLLHDGESEEHADEKRHQTSSAASWFTNLISSTKP